A genomic window from Sorex araneus isolate mSorAra2 chromosome 2, mSorAra2.pri, whole genome shotgun sequence includes:
- the BRD2 gene encoding bromodomain-containing protein 2 isoform X2 yields MDMGTIKRRLENNYYWAASECMQDFNTMFTNCYIYNKPTDDIVLMAQTLEKIFLQKVASMPQEEQELVVTIPKNSHKKGAKLAALQGNVTSAHQVPAVSSVSHTALYTPPPEIPTTVLNIPHPSVISSPLLKSLHSAGPPLLAVSAAPPAQPLAKKKGVKRKADTTTPTPTAILAPGSPASPPTGLEPKAARLPPMRRESGRPIKPPRKDLPDSQQQHQSSKKGKLSEQLKHCNGILKELLSKKHAAYAWPFYKPVDASALGLHDYHDIIKHPMDLSTVKRKMENRDYRDAQEFAADVRLMFSNCYKYNPPDHDVVAMARKLQDVFEFRYAKMPDEPQEPGPLPVSTALPPGLTKSSSESSSEESSSESSSEEEEEEDEEDDEEEEESESSDSEEERAHRLAELQEQLRAVHEQLAALSQGPISKPKRKREKKEKKKKRKAEKHRGRAGIDEDDKGPRAPRPSQPKKSKKAGGGAATLGPPGFGPSGGSGTKLPKKTTKTAPPALPAGYDSEEEEESRPMSYDEKRQLSLDINKLPGEKLGRVVHIIQAREPSLRDSNPEEIEIDFETLKPSTLRELERYVLSCLRKKPRKPYTIKKPVGKTKEELALEKKRELEKRLQDVSGQLNSTKKPPKKASEKTESSSAQQVAVSRLSASSSSSDSSSSSSSSSSSDTSDSDSG; encoded by the exons ATGGATATGGGTACAATTAAAAGGAGACTTGAAAACAACTATTATTGGGCTGCCTCGGAGTGTATGCAGGATTTTAATACCATGTTCACCAACTGTTACATATACAACAAG ccCACTGATGATATTGTCCTGATGGCACAAACGTtggaaaaaatattcttacaGAAAGTGGCATCAATGCCACAAGAGGAACAAGAGCTTGTGGTGACCATCCCTAAGAACAGCCACAAGAAAGGGGCCAAATTGGCAG caCTTCAGGGCAATGTTACCAGTGCCCATCAGGTGCCTGCTGTCTCTTCAGTGTCTCACACAGCCCTGTATACTCCACCACCTGAGATACCTACCACTGTCCTCAACATTCCCCACCCCTCGGTCATCTCTTCACCTCTTCTCAAGTCCTTGCACTCTGCTGGACCCCCGCTCCTTGCTGTGTCTgcagctcccccagcccagccccttgcCAAG AAAAAAGGAGTGAAGCGGAAAGCAGATACTACAACTCCTACTCCAACGGCCATCCTGGCTCCTGGTTCCCCGGCCAGCCCCCCTACGGGTCTTGAGCCTAAGGCAGCACGCCTTCCCCCTATGCGAAGAGAAAGTGGTCGCCCCATCAAGCCCCCACGGAAAGACTTGCCTGACTCTCAGCAGCAGCACCAGAGCTCCAAAAAGGGGAAGCTTTCAGAACAGTTAAAACATTGCAATGGCATTTTGAAGGAGTTACTCTCCAAAAAGCATGCTGCCTATGCCTGGCCTTTCTATAAACCAGTGGACGCTTCTGCTCTAGGCCTGCATGACTACCATGACATCATTAAGCACCCCATGGACCTCAGCACTGTCAAG CGGAAGATGGAGAATCGAGATTACCGGGATGCACAGGAGTTTGCTGCTGATGTGCGGCTTATGTTCTCCAACTGCTATAAGTACAATCCTCCAGACCACGATGTTGTGGCCATGGCACGAAAGCTACAG GATGTATTTGAGTTCCGTTATGCCAAGATGCCAGATGAGCCACAAGAACCTGGGCCTTTACCAGTCTCGACTGCCTTGCCTCCTGGCTTGACCAAGTCATCTTCAGAATCATCTAGTGAGGAAAGTAGCAGTGAAAGCTCttctgaggaagaggaggaggaagatgaggaggatgatgaggaagaggaagaaagtgaGAGCTCTGATTCTGAGGAAGAAAGGGCTCATCGCTTGGCAGAACTACAAGAACAG CTTCGGGCAGTACATGAACAGCTGGCTGCCCTGTCCCAAGGCCCAATATCCAAACCAAAgcggaagagagaaaaaaaagaaaagaagaagaaacgaAAGGCAGAGAAGCATCGAGGCCGAGCTGGCATTGATGAAGATGACAAGGGGCCTCGGGCACCTCGTCCATCTCAGCCCAAGAAGTCCAAGAAAGCAGGTGGCGGTGCTGCCACATTAGGGCCCCCTGGCTTTGGTCCTTCAGGAGGAAGTGGCACCAA GCTTCCCAAAAAGACCACAAAGACCGCTCCACCTGCCCTGCCTGCAGGCTATGattcagaggaggaggaagaaagtagGCCCATGAGTTATGATGAGAAGCGGCAGTTGAGCCTGGACATCAACAAATTGCCAGGGGAGAAGCTGGGTAGAGTTGTGCATATAATCCAAGCCAGGGAGCCCTCTTTACGAGACTCCAACCCAGAAGAGATTGAAATTGATTTTGAAACGCTCAAGCCATCCACACTTAGAGAACTTGAGCGCTACGTTCTTTCCTGCCTACGAAAGAAGCCTCGGAAACCCTACA CCATTAAGAAACCTGTGGGAAAGACAAAGGAGGAACTGGCTTTGGAGAAGAAGAGGGAACTAGAAAAGCGGTTACAAGACGTTAGTGGGCAGCTCAATTCTACCAAAAAGCCCCCCAAGAAAG CGAGTGAGAAAACGGAATCATCCTCGGCACAGCAAGTAGCAGTGTCACGCCTCAGCGCTTCTAGCTCCAGTTCCGATTCCAGCTCCTCCTCTTCATCATCCTCCTCTTCAGACACCAGTGATTCAGACTCAGGCTAA
- the BRD2 gene encoding bromodomain-containing protein 2 isoform X1: protein MLQNVTPHKLPGEGNAGLLGLGPEAAAPGKRIRKPSLLYEGFESPTMASVPALQLTPANPPPPEVSNPKKPGRVTNQLQYLHKVVMKALWKHQFAWPFRQPVDAVKLGLPDYHKIIKQPMDMGTIKRRLENNYYWAASECMQDFNTMFTNCYIYNKPTDDIVLMAQTLEKIFLQKVASMPQEEQELVVTIPKNSHKKGAKLAALQGNVTSAHQVPAVSSVSHTALYTPPPEIPTTVLNIPHPSVISSPLLKSLHSAGPPLLAVSAAPPAQPLAKKKGVKRKADTTTPTPTAILAPGSPASPPTGLEPKAARLPPMRRESGRPIKPPRKDLPDSQQQHQSSKKGKLSEQLKHCNGILKELLSKKHAAYAWPFYKPVDASALGLHDYHDIIKHPMDLSTVKRKMENRDYRDAQEFAADVRLMFSNCYKYNPPDHDVVAMARKLQDVFEFRYAKMPDEPQEPGPLPVSTALPPGLTKSSSESSSEESSSESSSEEEEEEDEEDDEEEEESESSDSEEERAHRLAELQEQLRAVHEQLAALSQGPISKPKRKREKKEKKKKRKAEKHRGRAGIDEDDKGPRAPRPSQPKKSKKAGGGAATLGPPGFGPSGGSGTKLPKKTTKTAPPALPAGYDSEEEEESRPMSYDEKRQLSLDINKLPGEKLGRVVHIIQAREPSLRDSNPEEIEIDFETLKPSTLRELERYVLSCLRKKPRKPYTIKKPVGKTKEELALEKKRELEKRLQDVSGQLNSTKKPPKKASEKTESSSAQQVAVSRLSASSSSSDSSSSSSSSSSSDTSDSDSG from the exons ATGCTGCAAAACGTGACTCCTCACAA ACTCCCTGGGGAGGGGAATGCAGGGTTATTGGGGCTGGGTCCAGAGGCAGCAGCTCCAGGGAAGAGGATTCGAAAGCCCTCGCTTTTGTATGAGGGATTTGAGAGTCCCACAATGGCTTCGGTGCCGGCTTTACAACTGACTCCTGCCAACCCACCACCCCCAGAGGTGTCCAATCCCAAAAAGCCAGGACGGGTTACCAACCAGCTGCAATATCTGCACAAGGTGGTGATGAAGGCTCTGTGGAAACATCAGTTTGCATGGCCTTTCCGGCAGCCTGTGGATGCTGTCAAACTGGGCCTGCCG GattatcataaaattataaagcagCCCATGGATATGGGTACAATTAAAAGGAGACTTGAAAACAACTATTATTGGGCTGCCTCGGAGTGTATGCAGGATTTTAATACCATGTTCACCAACTGTTACATATACAACAAG ccCACTGATGATATTGTCCTGATGGCACAAACGTtggaaaaaatattcttacaGAAAGTGGCATCAATGCCACAAGAGGAACAAGAGCTTGTGGTGACCATCCCTAAGAACAGCCACAAGAAAGGGGCCAAATTGGCAG caCTTCAGGGCAATGTTACCAGTGCCCATCAGGTGCCTGCTGTCTCTTCAGTGTCTCACACAGCCCTGTATACTCCACCACCTGAGATACCTACCACTGTCCTCAACATTCCCCACCCCTCGGTCATCTCTTCACCTCTTCTCAAGTCCTTGCACTCTGCTGGACCCCCGCTCCTTGCTGTGTCTgcagctcccccagcccagccccttgcCAAG AAAAAAGGAGTGAAGCGGAAAGCAGATACTACAACTCCTACTCCAACGGCCATCCTGGCTCCTGGTTCCCCGGCCAGCCCCCCTACGGGTCTTGAGCCTAAGGCAGCACGCCTTCCCCCTATGCGAAGAGAAAGTGGTCGCCCCATCAAGCCCCCACGGAAAGACTTGCCTGACTCTCAGCAGCAGCACCAGAGCTCCAAAAAGGGGAAGCTTTCAGAACAGTTAAAACATTGCAATGGCATTTTGAAGGAGTTACTCTCCAAAAAGCATGCTGCCTATGCCTGGCCTTTCTATAAACCAGTGGACGCTTCTGCTCTAGGCCTGCATGACTACCATGACATCATTAAGCACCCCATGGACCTCAGCACTGTCAAG CGGAAGATGGAGAATCGAGATTACCGGGATGCACAGGAGTTTGCTGCTGATGTGCGGCTTATGTTCTCCAACTGCTATAAGTACAATCCTCCAGACCACGATGTTGTGGCCATGGCACGAAAGCTACAG GATGTATTTGAGTTCCGTTATGCCAAGATGCCAGATGAGCCACAAGAACCTGGGCCTTTACCAGTCTCGACTGCCTTGCCTCCTGGCTTGACCAAGTCATCTTCAGAATCATCTAGTGAGGAAAGTAGCAGTGAAAGCTCttctgaggaagaggaggaggaagatgaggaggatgatgaggaagaggaagaaagtgaGAGCTCTGATTCTGAGGAAGAAAGGGCTCATCGCTTGGCAGAACTACAAGAACAG CTTCGGGCAGTACATGAACAGCTGGCTGCCCTGTCCCAAGGCCCAATATCCAAACCAAAgcggaagagagaaaaaaaagaaaagaagaagaaacgaAAGGCAGAGAAGCATCGAGGCCGAGCTGGCATTGATGAAGATGACAAGGGGCCTCGGGCACCTCGTCCATCTCAGCCCAAGAAGTCCAAGAAAGCAGGTGGCGGTGCTGCCACATTAGGGCCCCCTGGCTTTGGTCCTTCAGGAGGAAGTGGCACCAA GCTTCCCAAAAAGACCACAAAGACCGCTCCACCTGCCCTGCCTGCAGGCTATGattcagaggaggaggaagaaagtagGCCCATGAGTTATGATGAGAAGCGGCAGTTGAGCCTGGACATCAACAAATTGCCAGGGGAGAAGCTGGGTAGAGTTGTGCATATAATCCAAGCCAGGGAGCCCTCTTTACGAGACTCCAACCCAGAAGAGATTGAAATTGATTTTGAAACGCTCAAGCCATCCACACTTAGAGAACTTGAGCGCTACGTTCTTTCCTGCCTACGAAAGAAGCCTCGGAAACCCTACA CCATTAAGAAACCTGTGGGAAAGACAAAGGAGGAACTGGCTTTGGAGAAGAAGAGGGAACTAGAAAAGCGGTTACAAGACGTTAGTGGGCAGCTCAATTCTACCAAAAAGCCCCCCAAGAAAG CGAGTGAGAAAACGGAATCATCCTCGGCACAGCAAGTAGCAGTGTCACGCCTCAGCGCTTCTAGCTCCAGTTCCGATTCCAGCTCCTCCTCTTCATCATCCTCCTCTTCAGACACCAGTGATTCAGACTCAGGCTAA
- the LOC101557827 gene encoding HLA class II histocompatibility antigen, DM alpha chain has protein sequence MVLVPAVLLLCLWLLPPSSPALSKWTGLEASAAVWKDELQNHTFQHTVYCQIWSPKKGFSETYDGEQLFSFDFDQNTRVPRLPEFADWAQKSEDTSKILLENTLCMALIDQVGPELEGQIPLSRGLPIVEVFTLKPLEFGKPNTLICHISNLYPPALTVKWQHHSVPVEGAGPTLVSAVDGLSFQAFSYLNVTPAPSDVYLCIVSHDIDDYTAKAYWVPRNALPSNLLENVLCGVAFGLGILGIIVGLILIFYVRKPCSG, from the exons ATGGTTCTTGTACCTGCCGTGCTGCTGCTATGCCTATGGctcctgcctccttcctctcctgctctctcGAAGTGGACAGGCCTTGAAG CTTCAGCTGCAGTGTGGAAGGATGAGCTGCAGAACCATACTTTCCAGCACACGGTGTACTGTCAGATTTGGAGTCCCAAGAAGGGATTCTCGGAGACCTACGATGGCGAACAGCTTTTCTCCTTCGACTTTGACCAGAACACACGAGTGCCTCGCCTGCCGGAATTTGCTGACTGGGCCCAGAAGTCTGAGGATACTTccaaaattttattggaaaatacCTTGTGCATGGCTCTGATAGATCAAGTAGGCCCCGAATTAGAAGGACAAATCCCACTGTCCAGAG GGCTCCCTATTGTTGAGGTGTTCACGCTGAAGCCCCTGGAGTTTGGCAAGCCCAACACATTGATCTGTCACATCAGCAATCTCTACCCGCCGGCGTTGACAGTGAAGTGGCAGCATCATTCAGTCCCTGTGGAAGGAGCTGGGCCCACCCTTGTGTCAGCCGTTGACGGACTCAGCTTCCAGGCCTTTTCATACTTAAACGTCACGCCAGCACCCTCTGATGTGTACCTCTGCATCGTGAGTCATGATATTGACGACTACACAGCAAAGGCCTACTGGG TGCCCCGGAACGCGTTGCCCTCAAATCTTCTGGAGAATGTGCTGTGTGGTGTGGCCTTCGGCCTGGGTATACTGGGAATCATTGTTGGATTAATCCTCATTTTCTACGTTCGCAAGCCTTGCTCAG GCTGA